Genomic DNA from Paenibacillus borealis:
GGCAGCAGCCAAAGCTCTGAGCAAAGACGGGAAGCCCGGAGCGGCCATTGCGATCTACGGCTGGTTCATGGAGCAGCTGTTCGCCAATCAGAACGCCGATTATGTGAATAACGGCAACGGACGCGATTCCGCGGCTACGGAATCCCTGCTCGCTTCGGATGCCGGTGTAAGCACACTGGAATGGTGGAAGAAGATGGTCGACGACGGCGTAGTTGCCAATCTCGGCCGGGATACGGATGATACGGATAGTGCTTTTGCAGCCGGTCAGGTGGCGATGACACTGAACTCTACGGCATCGCTGCGCAATATGGTGGAAGCGGCAGGCGGTAAATTCGAAGTGGGTACAGGATTCCTGCCGAAACCTGCATCAGCGAAGGAAGGCGGAGTTATTGTCGGCGGAGCCAGCCTGTATATTATGAACAGCAAGCCGGAAGAGCAGCAGCAGGCGGCCTGGGACTTCATCAAGTATGTGGCATCACCGGAGGTGCAGGCACAGTGGAGCGTAAGCACCGGATATTTCCCGATCAATAAAGCGGCTTACGATCAGCAGGTGCTCAAGGACAATATGGTGAAATATCCGCAATTCCAGACGGCTGTGGACCAGCTTCATGCATCCAGCGCGTCAACTGCAACATCAGGCGCGGTAATGGGCGTCTTCCCGGAAGCCCGCCAGATTGTTGAAGGTGCGGTTGAAGAAGCGCTGAACGGCCAGAAAACGCCGAAGCAAGCTCTGGAGGATGCCGGCAAGCAGATTACGGAGAAGATCGGGCAATACAATGATACGGTGAAATAAATAGTAAGAAGCACCACACGCAGCTTTTGGCCAATTGCATATTAAAAGGGTGTCCTAAGCCAGTCTATTCAGTGGCCTCTGGACACCCTTTTCCTATATAGGGAGCAGTTAGATGCATCATGGAAAAATCCGGAGCTTCGGGATAAGCTACAAGGGACGCATAAGGACGAGGATGGAGTGTGGGGCTGACCATGAAGATTAATCGTTTACTGGGCATCGTAGTCTATCTGCTCAACCGGGAGACCGTCAGCGGGCGGGTGCTGGCCGGGAAGTTCGAAGTGTCGGCACGGACCATTCAGCGGGACATTGAAGCGATCAGTCTGGCCGGGATTCCCGTAGGCTCGCTGCAGGGGCTAAACGGAGGCTACTATATTATGGACAGCTTCAAGATGAACAGGCAGCTGCTTCGGCCGCAGGATTATGCGTATATTCTGGCTGCCCTAAAAGGCTTCGTATCCGGCTATGACAGCAGGCAAGCCCAGGATACCGTGGAGAAAATGATTGCCCTGTCGCCGGATAAGGATGCGGTTCCGCAAGCTTTTCAGCTGAATCTCGGGGTGCTTCAGGAAGGTATGGGGACCGGCGAAAGTATCGCTGTACTTGAACAAGCCATCCGTGAGAAGAGTACCGTTCAGTTTCAATATACGAATGCCCGTCATACGGCTTCCTGCAGGCGGGTTGAGCCGCTGCTGTTGACCTACAAGTGGTATGCCTGGTATTTATTTGCCTATTGCTGTGAGCAAGAGGATTACCGTCTGTTCCGCTTGTCGCGGATGCGCGATATCCTGGCTCTGCCCGAACCGTTCACCACAGTTCACGGGGATGCGGAGCTTCTGCTGGCCGGGCACGGAGACAACCGGGTCTATATAAGTATTAAGCTGCTTTGTCCGGCGGAGTACAGGGTGCTGCTGGAAGAGGCTTTGCCGAATGCCAGGCTGCTGGAGACGCGCGGGCAAAAGCTGGTGATGGGCTTTACGGTGCCAGAAGAGGAGGAGGGCTGGTTCGGCATTATCCTGCAGCACAGCCATCAGCTCACTGTTCTTGAACCGGAGTCACTCCGGGAGAAGCTGCTGGCCAGGGCCGGAATTATTCTGGATACTTACAGCTGAATGGCAGCATAATGCGGGGGTTATCACCGCTTAGAACTGAACGGAAAGTTTGGCTATAGCGATTATTATCTTACAAAATCCAAATAAAAGTAAATGAATAGTATTATTTGTCTCAGCCCTTTTTGTCTCCATTTTGGAGTACAGGAAGGGCTAAATTTTTTGCTGAACAATGTCGAAAAAAAGAGTAGAGGTTCGATGACATCTGCGTATAGAATGGATAAGCACAGATTTACTATGGCAGGATGGAAAATTGATTGAGGCAAGGGTGGGAACGTCAGATGGATACACGTAAAGCTAACAAATGGCTTGGAGGATTGGCAGTCTATCTTGTAGCCTATATGGCTGCGGTACTGCTTGACAATCATCTGATGTTTGGAATCATTACAGTTATAGCTCCCGTGCTGGTCTGCCTGTATTACCGGATATCCGGTCCGCCTCCCGCACTGCTGAAACGGCCGTTCCGGCTGATCAGTTACGGGTTCTTCATGTGGGTGATCTGTGATGCGCTCCTGATGACAGGCACGTACGGGTTTCATTTCTCAACGGAAGATACCTCCAAGTTCACCCTTACCGCACTTACCCTGTATTCGTTCACCAGAATGATTATTCTGGTTGCTGTACTGCAGATATACGGAATCCTCAGGCGGGGCATCAATAATTTACAGGTGCTGTGGGATCAGATCACAACGCTGGAATGTATTGTGGGCAGTATCTGGTTTGTATTTTTTCAGGACGGGTCATACCGTCTGGCGGATCTTGATTACCGTACCCTTATCCTGTTCTTCTACCTGCTGGCCCCGCTGCTGACACTGGCCTCGCTGATGCTGATCTGGGTGTATATGAAGCGTGAATACCGTACAACGGGCTTCAAAATGCTGATTTTCTCCATTGCGCTGGTGTCCTCTGTGGATCTGGTCCAGGCGCTGAATAATGGGATTATGTCCGGCTACATCATAGACGGCCTTTATAAATTATCGATTGTGTGCACGGCTGCAAGCTGGATTCTGATTCAACAGTATCCGAAACAGGCGGAGCAAGGGCCTGCTGAAGCACAGCCTGTGACGGAAGGCCGGACCTTGAAGAGCGGAGTCCTGTTCATGGCGTATCCGGCACTGATTTTTATAATCAAAGGATTCTCTGTGTATGTTTTTCTTTATTTCACCATCATTATCATGGCTTATTTCATCGTCCGGCTGTATGCCAAACAGATCGCCTATACGAGAAAATTGCTGGAAACCGAAAGGGAGTACAGCGAGAAGCTGCGGCTCTACATGGATGTTGTTGAACAATCCCCATTGTCGATAGTCATCACCGATATGAATAGCCTCATTGAATACATAAACCCTTATTTCACGGAAGTTACCGGCTATACCAAGAACGAGGCCGTCGGCAATAAGCCGTCGATTCTAAGGTCAGACAAGAACCAGGCTGAAACGTACCGGAATATGTGGGAGAAGCTGACGCTTGAGGGCAAATGGCAAGGGGAATTCATTAACCGTAAGAAGGACGGGCAAGAGTACACCGAAGCGGTCATTATATCTTCTATCAAAAATGAAAGCGGCCAGACTACGCACTATGTGGGCATTAAGGAGAACGTCTCCGAATATAAGCGGATCAAAAAAGAACTGTCGGACCAGCTGTATTTCACCTCCCAGCTGGTGGATACTTTACCGCATCCGCTATTCTATATGGATGCCGAAGGCAATTTTATCGGCTGTAATACGGCCTATGAAGAAGCGTTCCAGATCTCCCGCCAGGTCTTTACGGGAACACCGATGAGCCGGCTCCCGCATCTCTCGAAGGAAGGCTTCGGGATTCTGAGTGAAATGAAGGAAGAAGTAACCGCCAGCGGACAGCCGGCGACCCGGCAGATTCAGCGCAGCTTCGCCACCGGGGAAGAGCATGATATTCTCTATTCCCTGTCTGCCTACCGGTTGTCTGACGGCACAGTGGGCGGGTACCTGGGGATTCTGACAGATATCAGTGATCTGAAGAATAAAGAGAAGGAGCTGCTGACCAGCCGGAATTTTCTGGATGCGATAATTAACCATATTCCGGTCATGATTAACGTCAAGGATGCGCAATCCTTGAAGATATTCAAGGCGAATCAGGCCGGAGCGTCGTTCCTCGGCTTAACTCCGGAAGAGATGGAAGGCAAGGATAATTACGATTTATACCCTGAGGAACTGGCAGGAAGGCTGAACGGCAGTGACCGGAAGGTACTGGAGACAGGCAGGCTCTTCAGCGAAATTGAGATTGTTACGGACGATGCCGAGCTCTGCAATCTGAAATATGTGCTGGCTTCGAAGGTGCCGATCCTGGATGCGGAGGGGAAACCCCTCTATCTCCTTAGTGTGTCCGAGGATATTACCGAGGTAAAGCGCAAGGAAGAGGAGCTGAAATACGCGCTTAATCTGGCGGAAGAGGCGACTGCTGCCAAATCGCAGTTCCTGGCGAATATGAGCCATGAGATCCGGACTCCGATGAATGCGATTATCGGAATGGCTTACCTGGCGCTGAAGACAGATCTGGATGCGAAGCAGAATGATTATATCTCCAAGATTCATAATGCCGGAACTTCACTGCTCGGCATCATTAATGAAATCCTCGATTTCTCGAAGGTGGAGTCGGGGAAGCTGGAGCTGGAGAATATTGATTTTGAGCTCCCGGATGTCATTGGGAATGTGGTGGATATCTCAGGACAGACTGCACTGGACAAGGGGCTGCAGATGTCTGTTCAGATTCCTCCGGATGTTCCGCGTCAGCTCAGCGGCGACCCGCTGCGGCTGGGACAGATTCTTACCAACCTTCTCAGCAACGCCGTGAAATTCACCGAGAGTGGTGAAGTGGTCATTCTGGTGGAAAGAATCAGCATGATCGACAGCATGACGAAGCTTAAATTCAGTGTGCAGGATACAGGGATCGGCATGAGCAAGGAGAGTGAAGGGAAGCTCTTCCAGGCGTTCACCCAGGCAGACAGCTCAACGACAAGAAGATTCGGCGGAACGGGACTGGGTCTGGCCATCAGCCGGAAGCTGGTGGAGATCATGGGCGGCAGCCTGTGGGTAGAGAGTGAGGAGGGGAAAGGGAGTACCTTCTCCTTCACGGCCTGGTTCGGAATTCCTGCTGTGCCGGACTCTGGAGCAAGAGTATTGACCGGTCAGGCATCTGGTGTGAAGGACAAGGATTACGGCCTGTCCGGTGTGCGGGTATTACTGGTGGAGGATAACGAGATTAATCAGCAGATTGCGGAAGAACTGCTGCTGAGCCAGGGGATGATCATTGATATTGCCGGCAACGGAGCGGAGGCCGTGCAGAAGATCGGGGAGATGTCCGCAGATCAGCCGTATCAGCTGGTGCTGATGGATCTGCAGATGCCGGTCATGGACGGGTTCGAAGCGGCGCGGATAATCCGGGCCAGAGAAGCTGAGTTGCCAATCATTGCGATGACCGCAAGGACTATGGAGGAGGAGCGGGAACGAAGCTTCGCAGCAGGCATGAACGGGCATGTGGCGAAGCCGGTCGATCCGGATATCCTGTTTGCCAAGATTAGCAGGTGGACATCGGATGCTCCCAGGGAGGATCAGCCGGATTACGATGAACGGGAGCGCGTACGTCCGTCGCAGGAGGCGCAAGAGACTTCCGGATTCCGCATTGAAGGTATTGATACAGAGAATGGCCTGAGACGTGTCGGAAGTAATGAGGCATTATATATACAGCTATTGCTGAAATATTCAGAGAGCCAGCGCCATACCGCCCGGAAGATCCGCGGCTTCATTAAGCAGGGGGATGAGGAAGCGGTGTATATGCTGGCACATAGTCTGAAGGGAGTTGCCGGGAATCTGGGTGTAACGGAAGTACAGAGACTTGCAGATTCCCTCGGCAAGCTGCCGAATTATCATGAGCAGCCTGCGAAGGTGGAAGCACTGCTGCTGAGGCTGGAGGCGGCTGTGCTGGAGAGCTTTACAGCGATTCGCGGGGAATGGGAGTCTGTAGAGCCCTCTGCCGCCCTGATTGCTGAAGTTTATCCGGAATCGGATGCACAGCCTCTGGCCCTTATAGCCGGTAAGCTGCTCGCGATGCTGAAGGATAGTGACAGTGAAGCCGTTGATTATTTCATTTCGGTGCGCAGACAGCTTGCAGAATACATGCAGCCAGAGCAGATGGTTCAGCTGGCGGACAGTTTGAACCGGTTTGAATATGAGGATGCCATCGCCAGTATTGAAACGGTGATACCAGAAAGTAATTATGAACAGAGGTTGATATAAATGCTGGACACTAGACCCGTAATCCTGGTAGTTGACGACACGCCGGACAATATCTCACTTCTCAGCGGGCTGCTGAAGGAGCAATACAAAGTAAAGGTAGCCACCAACGGGGAAAAAGCATTGCAGGTGGCCAAGTCCTCACCTCCTGATCTGATCCTGCTGGATATTATGATGCCGGTCATGGATGGCTACGAGACCTGCCGCAGGCTTAAAAAAGACGGGGAGCTGAGAGAGGTTCCGGTGATCTTTTTGACGGCTAAGGAAGAGGTGGAGGATGAGAATCTGGGATTTGATCTGGGGGCCGTAGATTATATTACGAAACCGATCAGTTCGCCGATTCTGCTGTCCCGTGTCAAAACCCATCTCACCCTGAAGCAGTCCAAGGACTTCCTTGCGGATAAGAATGAGTTTCTTGAGGCGGAAATCTCCCGGCGGATTAA
This window encodes:
- a CDS encoding ABC transporter substrate-binding protein translates to MTTFNFKRGFTLLSVSLMLALAGCGNNSNAGNAGTPAAGNATKAGSGEVVSAAAAPVKITWWHSMSGAGEKAINAIVAAYNASQTAVQVEAVYQGKYDESLNKLKASIGSNSGPDLIQVYEIGSKFMIDSKLITPVQQFIDKDQFDLTGLEPNIIRYYTIDDKLNAMPFNTSNPILYYNKDAFTAAGLDAENPPKTYEEFEAAAKALSKDGKPGAAIAIYGWFMEQLFANQNADYVNNGNGRDSAATESLLASDAGVSTLEWWKKMVDDGVVANLGRDTDDTDSAFAAGQVAMTLNSTASLRNMVEAAGGKFEVGTGFLPKPASAKEGGVIVGGASLYIMNSKPEEQQQAAWDFIKYVASPEVQAQWSVSTGYFPINKAAYDQQVLKDNMVKYPQFQTAVDQLHASSASTATSGAVMGVFPEARQIVEGAVEEALNGQKTPKQALEDAGKQITEKIGQYNDTVK
- a CDS encoding helix-turn-helix transcriptional regulator, with the translated sequence MKINRLLGIVVYLLNRETVSGRVLAGKFEVSARTIQRDIEAISLAGIPVGSLQGLNGGYYIMDSFKMNRQLLRPQDYAYILAALKGFVSGYDSRQAQDTVEKMIALSPDKDAVPQAFQLNLGVLQEGMGTGESIAVLEQAIREKSTVQFQYTNARHTASCRRVEPLLLTYKWYAWYLFAYCCEQEDYRLFRLSRMRDILALPEPFTTVHGDAELLLAGHGDNRVYISIKLLCPAEYRVLLEEALPNARLLETRGQKLVMGFTVPEEEEGWFGIILQHSHQLTVLEPESLREKLLARAGIILDTYS
- a CDS encoding PAS domain S-box protein, whose protein sequence is MDTRKANKWLGGLAVYLVAYMAAVLLDNHLMFGIITVIAPVLVCLYYRISGPPPALLKRPFRLISYGFFMWVICDALLMTGTYGFHFSTEDTSKFTLTALTLYSFTRMIILVAVLQIYGILRRGINNLQVLWDQITTLECIVGSIWFVFFQDGSYRLADLDYRTLILFFYLLAPLLTLASLMLIWVYMKREYRTTGFKMLIFSIALVSSVDLVQALNNGIMSGYIIDGLYKLSIVCTAASWILIQQYPKQAEQGPAEAQPVTEGRTLKSGVLFMAYPALIFIIKGFSVYVFLYFTIIIMAYFIVRLYAKQIAYTRKLLETEREYSEKLRLYMDVVEQSPLSIVITDMNSLIEYINPYFTEVTGYTKNEAVGNKPSILRSDKNQAETYRNMWEKLTLEGKWQGEFINRKKDGQEYTEAVIISSIKNESGQTTHYVGIKENVSEYKRIKKELSDQLYFTSQLVDTLPHPLFYMDAEGNFIGCNTAYEEAFQISRQVFTGTPMSRLPHLSKEGFGILSEMKEEVTASGQPATRQIQRSFATGEEHDILYSLSAYRLSDGTVGGYLGILTDISDLKNKEKELLTSRNFLDAIINHIPVMINVKDAQSLKIFKANQAGASFLGLTPEEMEGKDNYDLYPEELAGRLNGSDRKVLETGRLFSEIEIVTDDAELCNLKYVLASKVPILDAEGKPLYLLSVSEDITEVKRKEEELKYALNLAEEATAAKSQFLANMSHEIRTPMNAIIGMAYLALKTDLDAKQNDYISKIHNAGTSLLGIINEILDFSKVESGKLELENIDFELPDVIGNVVDISGQTALDKGLQMSVQIPPDVPRQLSGDPLRLGQILTNLLSNAVKFTESGEVVILVERISMIDSMTKLKFSVQDTGIGMSKESEGKLFQAFTQADSSTTRRFGGTGLGLAISRKLVEIMGGSLWVESEEGKGSTFSFTAWFGIPAVPDSGARVLTGQASGVKDKDYGLSGVRVLLVEDNEINQQIAEELLLSQGMIIDIAGNGAEAVQKIGEMSADQPYQLVLMDLQMPVMDGFEAARIIRAREAELPIIAMTARTMEEERERSFAAGMNGHVAKPVDPDILFAKISRWTSDAPREDQPDYDERERVRPSQEAQETSGFRIEGIDTENGLRRVGSNEALYIQLLLKYSESQRHTARKIRGFIKQGDEEAVYMLAHSLKGVAGNLGVTEVQRLADSLGKLPNYHEQPAKVEALLLRLEAAVLESFTAIRGEWESVEPSAALIAEVYPESDAQPLALIAGKLLAMLKDSDSEAVDYFISVRRQLAEYMQPEQMVQLADSLNRFEYEDAIASIETVIPESNYEQRLI